The region CAATATAGTTCAAAATCCACAAAAAAGGCAGCTTCTTTTTTAATAAAATAAAATCAGTAAAAATTACTTTTTCTGTTAAATAAATCCATAAGAAAATCCTGTTTAATTATTATAAATTCAATATCGTAATTACGAAATTCACAAGATTTCATACAAACAATAATTATTATCCATACAAACAACAATTTAATATAAAATAACCTCAAATATAGAAGGACTTTTATTACTAGGATATTTTATGCAAATCACATCATTTTATGTCAAAAAAAACGTTTTGCATAATTTTATGTGCTCGAGAACATAAATTTTGTGTGTTCGAGCACATTTTTTCTGTTTTTTCTTGTTTTATAAAAATATAATCTATAGTTTCGTCAGAGATTAATCTTAAAACTAAGTTAATTAAGGAATTTTTTAAGCGTTTTTGACAGCAAAAAATGGGAGAAAAGTCGATAAAACTGCCCTTGAATAAAGCGAAAATGAAACGACTTTTTTAGAAAGAAAATAACTCACTTTAAAAACCAAATAAGAAAGACGAAATGAATTTTAAGATTAAAAAAGAAATCTAAAACCTACAAACAAGAAAAAAGAAATTAATCATTAACCAAAACCAATTTTAGTATGAAATTATTAACCCAAAAAAAGCCAAGGGATTTTCGGATTAAGAATATATCCAATAAAGAAATCAAATTAACACTTCTTTCCTTATTAGCTTTAACGTTTCAGGCTTCGGCAGCTTCATCAATAAATACATCCACTAAAAATAACGTTGTATTGTTTTTTGAAAAAACGATAAAAGGTAAGGTAACAGATCAAAACGGACTTCCTATTGCAGGAGCTAATGTTGTTGTAAAAGGAACCACAAAAGGTGTTCAAACTGATGTTGACGGAAGTTTTGCAATTACCGTTCCTGACAATGCTACTAAACTTATTGTAACTTATATTGGTATGGAAGATCAAGAAGTTACAATAGGAAGTTCTCCTTTAAAAATTGTCCTGAAAGAAGTTGGACAAAAACTTGAAGAGATAGTTATTGGATATGGTAAAGCAAAGAAAAAAGATCTTACCGGTGCTGTAAGTTCTGTTGGAAAAGACAATTTGAACCTGGGAGGAACGGTTTCGAACGTTGGGCAAGCTTTACAAGGGCGTGCTTCAGGAGTTCAGGTGCAGCAAAACAGTTATGCGCCGGGAACTAGTCCTACAATCGTAATTAGAGGTGGAAACTCAATTACAACCTCAAATGCGCCATTATACGTAGTCGATGGTTTTATTACCGCAACCGGTGCATCTATCAGCCCAAATGATATCGAAAGTATTCAGATCCTGAAAGACGCTGCTTCTACTGCAATTTACGGTTCAAGAGGTGGAAATGGAGTAATTATGATTACTACCAAAAAAGGAAAATCAGGTAAAATGCAGATTGAAGGTGAAATTTCAGATGGTTTTCAAAACATCATTCAGGAACCGTCATTGCTAACCGGACAACAATACGCTTCTATTCAGAATGCAATTGCTGCTGAAAATGGCAGACCTGCTGTTTTTCCGGCAAGTTTTCCAATTACCAATACCAATTGGTTTCAGGCTGCAACACGTCCGGGAGAAGTATTAAACAGAACGCTAACCTTTAGCGGAAGCGATAAAACATCTAAATTTTTCTTATCCGGAAATTATCTAAAACAAACCGGAGCACTAGAAAACACTGATTTTACAAGATATAGTGTTCGTATTGGATCTGAGAAAAAATTTACTGACAAAGTAACTGTAGGAGCCAACGTATATGGTGCTGCAAGTGAAGGACACAATAGTGATTTTGGTGACAATATTTTATCACCAATGTTTTCTATCCAGACTGCGCCGCCGGCAATTCCTATTTATAATGCTGACGGTTCATATTACAAATATCAAGGAAAAGATAACGCTTTGGCACTTTTATTAGAGCCAACAGATCATACGATCAATCGACTTGTAAATGGAAATATGTTTATGGATTATGAAATCATTAAAGGTTTAACGTACCACTTTGGAGCTGGTGCAGAATGGCAAGAAAACATTCAAGGTAAATATACGCCACGAACTCTTGTTGCAGGAGCAGCACTAAACGGTACCGGATCTGAGGAAAACAAAACTTATTTTAGATGGAGTACAGAACAATATTTAACTTATAAATTCAACATAAAAGAGCAGCATTCATTTACAGCAATGATTGGAACATCAAACCAAAAAGATACTTACGAAAGAATGAAAGCTTCTGGTTCTGGTTTTGCTAATGATATATTAACTTATTACAATCTTGAAAGTGCTGCTGTTTATTTGAAGCCTGAAACTCAAAAACAAGAAACAAAACTTACTTCTTATTTTGGAAGGTTAGGTTATTCTTTTGACGATAAATATTTAGCTTCATTTACAATTAGACGTGATGGTTCTTCTCGTTTTGGTCCAAATAACAAATACGGTACGTTTCCATCTGGAGCACTTGCCTGGAGAATCTCAAAAGAAGCATTTATGCAAAATTTAGAGGCTATTTCAGAACTAAAACTAAGAGTAAGTTATGGTATTACAGGAAGTGATGGAATATTAGATTATTTATACTTTGCTAATCTTGCTCCCTGGAATGTCGCTATTGCTGATGGCTCTTTTGTAGGCGGTAATGAACCAAAAAATTTATCAAATCCTAATTTAAAATGGGAACAACAAGCTCAAACCAATATTGGTTTAGATATGGGATTCTTTAACGACAGACTTACTGCTACAATTGATGTTTACAAAAAAAGAACAACAGATGCACTTTTGGATGTACCTGTTGGAGGATGGTGGGGATTCAACACCCAAACACTTAACTCCGGTACAGTTGATAATAAAGGAATTGAATTGGGTATAAGCAGTGAAAATTTCAAAAATGATAAATTCTACTGGAGAACATCCTTAAATGTTGCGTACAATAAACAAGAGGTTGTTGCACTTGCAGATAATGTTAAAATAATCAGTGTTAATACTTCTAACCCAAGTGGTACTGTTTCTGGTCGTGAATTTACAAGATTGGAACCTGGAAAAGAAATGGGATTATTATACGGATT is a window of uncultured Flavobacterium sp. DNA encoding:
- a CDS encoding TonB-dependent receptor; its protein translation is MKLLTQKKPRDFRIKNISNKEIKLTLLSLLALTFQASAASSINTSTKNNVVLFFEKTIKGKVTDQNGLPIAGANVVVKGTTKGVQTDVDGSFAITVPDNATKLIVTYIGMEDQEVTIGSSPLKIVLKEVGQKLEEIVIGYGKAKKKDLTGAVSSVGKDNLNLGGTVSNVGQALQGRASGVQVQQNSYAPGTSPTIVIRGGNSITTSNAPLYVVDGFITATGASISPNDIESIQILKDAASTAIYGSRGGNGVIMITTKKGKSGKMQIEGEISDGFQNIIQEPSLLTGQQYASIQNAIAAENGRPAVFPASFPITNTNWFQAATRPGEVLNRTLTFSGSDKTSKFFLSGNYLKQTGALENTDFTRYSVRIGSEKKFTDKVTVGANVYGAASEGHNSDFGDNILSPMFSIQTAPPAIPIYNADGSYYKYQGKDNALALLLEPTDHTINRLVNGNMFMDYEIIKGLTYHFGAGAEWQENIQGKYTPRTLVAGAALNGTGSEENKTYFRWSTEQYLTYKFNIKEQHSFTAMIGTSNQKDTYERMKASGSGFANDILTYYNLESAAVYLKPETQKQETKLTSYFGRLGYSFDDKYLASFTIRRDGSSRFGPNNKYGTFPSGALAWRISKEAFMQNLEAISELKLRVSYGITGSDGILDYLYFANLAPWNVAIADGSFVGGNEPKNLSNPNLKWEQQAQTNIGLDMGFFNDRLTATIDVYKKRTTDALLDVPVGGWWGFNTQTLNSGTVDNKGIELGISSENFKNDKFYWRTSLNVAYNKQEVVALADNVKIISVNTSNPSGTVSGREFTRLEPGKEMGLLYGFKYAGVVKTGETYAPQPLSKPGDPKYEDLNGDGKITADDRTYLGNSTPHYLVGFNNDFRFGNFDVNLFFQGALDYNVYNMTKMVGESTTSTDALNRWVAGTNENTDIPRDGYYKSSYGSYVNSKFVEDASYLRLKNLSIGYSIPESILKATKFIDNIRLYAIGQNLLTITNYSGNDPEINGHTANPRAQNLGGGIDFNSFPASRTFILGIKIAIH